One genomic region from Lujinxingia vulgaris encodes:
- a CDS encoding metal ABC transporter substrate-binding protein: protein MSHPLKRQKTAIIKAIFGLIATLVLLVASPATAELRVVATTPDLGAIATEVLGDQGTVETLVRPGDDPHFVDPRPSFVPLLHRADLLVLVGMDLEIGWLPTLITGARNPKLQPGQPGYFDASAHIVAADVPRGPVDRTMGDVHPGGNPHYTTDPRQGARVALALGRHLAELDPPNADAYVERSRNLARDLIRVAQRFELLFRDLPAERRQVVTYHKSWTYVAGWLSLTDVMQIEPKPGVPPNPRHVARLVETIQERNIPAILQLNYYPTRTTEQLSERSDATLLRLPAQTSEGQRYVAHLEALAERIYETLNPAPAP from the coding sequence ATGTCACACCCGCTCAAACGCCAGAAAACCGCCATCATCAAAGCGATCTTCGGCCTCATCGCCACATTGGTGCTCCTGGTCGCCTCCCCGGCCACAGCCGAACTTCGCGTCGTGGCCACCACCCCCGACCTCGGCGCCATCGCCACCGAAGTGCTCGGCGACCAGGGCACCGTCGAGACCCTCGTGCGCCCCGGAGACGATCCCCACTTCGTCGATCCTCGCCCCAGCTTCGTGCCCCTGCTCCACCGCGCCGACCTGCTCGTGCTGGTGGGAATGGACCTGGAAATTGGCTGGCTCCCCACGCTGATCACCGGCGCGCGCAATCCGAAACTTCAACCCGGCCAGCCCGGCTACTTTGACGCCTCCGCCCATATCGTGGCCGCCGACGTGCCCCGCGGCCCGGTCGATCGCACCATGGGCGATGTGCACCCCGGCGGGAACCCCCACTACACCACCGACCCCCGCCAGGGCGCGCGCGTCGCGCTGGCGCTCGGCCGCCACCTGGCCGAGCTCGACCCGCCCAACGCCGACGCTTACGTGGAGCGCAGCCGCAATCTGGCCCGCGATCTCATCCGCGTCGCCCAGCGTTTTGAGCTCTTATTTCGCGATCTTCCCGCCGAGCGCCGCCAGGTCGTAACCTACCACAAATCCTGGACCTACGTGGCCGGCTGGCTCAGCCTCACCGACGTCATGCAGATCGAACCCAAGCCCGGCGTTCCCCCCAACCCCCGCCACGTCGCGCGCCTTGTAGAGACGATTCAGGAGCGCAACATCCCGGCCATCCTCCAGCTCAACTACTACCCCACGCGCACCACCGAGCAGCTCAGCGAGCGCTCCGACGCCACACTCCTGCGCCTGCCCGCCCAGACCTCCGAAGGTCAGCGCTACGTCGCGCACCTCGAAGCGCTGGCCGAGCGCATCTATGAGACTCTGAATCCGGCCCCGGCCCCCTGA
- a CDS encoding metal ABC transporter ATP-binding protein: MSPDTDLRPNFDQPGQVAHETIPPCLPEDHISRQPTLLQVQGLVCGYGGKGLLGPLDFHLHQGTFMLIEGPNGVGKSTLLKTLIGLIPPVSGRIDWSLPADALRFVPQTRTLDPMLPATVFDVLATGLHRGRGLSALRIRPRRTELLEALEVVGMAHLCDHLFRELSEGQKQLILLARALLGKPRLLLLDEPSASMDPEREAATIELLHGIQQQLDVTVMMIAHGSALARSASSRIMRIDRRGHIAIEECLKDCLDDPHHTH, encoded by the coding sequence ATGAGCCCGGACACCGATCTTCGCCCCAACTTCGACCAGCCCGGCCAGGTGGCCCACGAGACCATCCCGCCCTGCCTGCCCGAGGATCATATCTCGCGCCAGCCCACGCTTCTGCAGGTGCAGGGGCTGGTCTGCGGCTACGGCGGCAAGGGCCTGCTCGGCCCCCTGGATTTTCACCTCCACCAGGGCACCTTCATGCTCATTGAGGGCCCCAACGGCGTGGGCAAATCCACCCTGCTTAAGACCCTCATCGGGCTGATCCCGCCGGTGAGCGGGCGCATCGACTGGAGCCTTCCGGCCGACGCCCTGCGCTTTGTGCCCCAGACCCGCACCCTCGATCCAATGCTGCCCGCCACCGTCTTCGACGTGCTCGCCACGGGCCTTCACCGCGGCCGGGGCTTAAGCGCGCTGCGCATCCGTCCGCGCCGCACCGAGCTCCTCGAAGCCCTGGAGGTCGTGGGCATGGCCCACCTCTGCGATCACCTCTTCCGCGAGCTCTCCGAAGGCCAGAAACAGCTCATCCTCCTGGCCCGCGCCCTGCTCGGAAAGCCCCGCCTCCTGCTCCTCGATGAGCCCTCCGCGTCGATGGACCCCGAGCGTGAGGCCGCCACCATTGAACTTCTCCACGGCATCCAGCAGCAGCTCGACGTCACCGTCATGATGATCGCCCACGGCTCCGCCCTTGCGCGCAGCGCCTCAAGTCGCATCATGCGCATCGACCGCCGCGGCCACATCGCCATCGAGGAGTGCCTGAAAGACTGCCTCGACGATCCGCACCACACCCACTGA
- a CDS encoding metal ABC transporter permease: MFEFLALYGDLYRDPILTAMIAGLGLGLLGVYVVSRRIVFVSAALSQTSALGVTIAFYLSAQLGLAGLLAELLAPALAILLSTIVVFSLVWLGERPTLGRDALLGVAFIVPTALVLLLGPLIAHELHEVEAVLHGSAVLVRESDLYAILGATLLVVVTQLVAFRAFVFASLDPLVARTQGVPVRRLDAILFGAIALLTGLSTRALGALPTFGLTVLPAIGALGLNVGLKWVFIIAATSGAASGLLGYMLALATDWSVGASQTLVAALLALLLRALGMLLNRGARPTPSSAPPEKARPA; the protein is encoded by the coding sequence ATGTTTGAATTTCTGGCGCTCTACGGCGACCTCTACCGCGACCCCATCCTCACCGCCATGATCGCAGGCCTGGGCCTGGGACTTCTCGGCGTGTACGTGGTCAGCCGCCGCATCGTCTTTGTCAGCGCCGCGCTCAGCCAGACCTCCGCGCTGGGCGTCACGATCGCTTTTTACCTGAGCGCGCAGCTCGGCCTGGCCGGCCTCCTCGCTGAACTTCTGGCCCCGGCGCTGGCGATCCTCCTCTCCACCATCGTCGTCTTCAGCCTGGTATGGCTTGGCGAGCGCCCCACCCTGGGCCGAGATGCGCTTCTGGGCGTGGCCTTTATCGTGCCCACAGCCCTGGTGCTGCTCTTAGGCCCGCTGATCGCCCACGAGCTCCACGAAGTCGAAGCGGTGCTTCACGGCTCGGCGGTGCTCGTGCGCGAAAGCGATCTCTACGCCATCCTCGGCGCCACCCTGCTCGTAGTCGTCACCCAGCTCGTCGCCTTTCGCGCGTTTGTCTTCGCCAGCCTCGATCCCCTGGTCGCCCGCACCCAGGGCGTGCCCGTGCGCAGGCTCGACGCGATCCTCTTCGGCGCCATCGCGCTGCTCACCGGCCTCTCCACCCGCGCGCTCGGCGCGCTGCCCACCTTCGGCCTCACTGTGCTGCCGGCCATCGGCGCCCTCGGGCTAAATGTCGGGCTGAAGTGGGTCTTCATCATCGCCGCAACCTCCGGCGCTGCCTCCGGCCTGCTCGGCTACATGCTCGCCCTGGCCACCGACTGGTCAGTGGGCGCAAGCCAGACCCTGGTCGCCGCGCTGCTGGCGCTCCTGCTGCGCGCACTCGGAATGCTGCTTAACCGCGGCGCCCGCCCCACCCCCTCCTCGGCGCCCCCCGAAAAGGCGCGGCCCGCCTGA
- a CDS encoding proprotein convertase P-domain-containing protein codes for MKRLTPWNLPLSGILALALAACGGGETEAPDLLECGPGTELSGGACVLAEDTCGAGLTLNENDQCVPTEELCGDETVYDTESGTCVGPEEIVCGEGTIEIDGRCLVDNPLTCGEDTVLANGQCELTEEICGEGTEFADAGCALIGETVCADRTVFDVALGKCVDLGNVECGDDTFEVENRCISVDTVADNLASSADVVYAEGGDNALTIPELETSLVFAGTIEANDAGEHQFTLSAEAGDWFELTVFTRGLPSPMAIIVNDSGYDRATSSALSNVAQRTFAMPVDGDYTLTIANALNQLNGTANSGDGTWAYVAQISRIEAPEPKPWPGIEAVATGDLADLTENLYQVEFPEEFNLSMNVDMLGADAQAVVDQWASLSEFTESFDLEEGGSFVPERPASGEPVFLLFDVERQTGPATGFEISTQRAVDVDIDETYEFEVTTQPGQMVKISYTTSNPSAFNAQFQVSQNGEELASYGNTDPLNGTTSFSTRPDARYFFAVDGGTYTVGMTNDNWSAPIYDFVPVITIIDPTPIPVAGDESFTFTREEELEEGGFAFYRLDITTPASFEGFLRTGELVFEEPEEEDEEGQWIDDEENPGAGDPDAVIIGSDNFVSEQFFEEGTFEILEFTLLTPGSYIFAISAYEALTQGYTLELDATERQALVPEEIISETFTLETYDLIRGSAEFADGESATIRVYNPDDVVIFEAEASGDYEFLELAPGPGDYRVELTNETEDAILRPTYEFEGVTDADFFEASLGSLDLGTTGAYTAGDRDYYLFRVRDAMLISMTFSVAQGEAISTKVFSRASRNTLREQVGNLINFEDLYASNDLIIVEVVANSALADGYSFDLDFDEVTGVPAVNESVSPGLQISPSTRTVSSSLSTAGCIIIESITVDLDIAHGFIGDLDVVLTSPEGTEVLVHADHISGGLLVGNIPDDIDAEESLDAFVGESGSGEWTLTVTDTYDDGGGSFDTGTVNSWGVNLTCSI; via the coding sequence ATGAAGCGACTCACCCCCTGGAACCTTCCCCTCAGTGGGATTTTGGCACTCGCCCTGGCCGCTTGCGGCGGCGGCGAGACCGAAGCCCCTGACCTCTTAGAGTGTGGCCCCGGCACCGAGCTTAGCGGAGGCGCCTGCGTCCTCGCTGAAGACACCTGCGGCGCGGGCCTCACCCTCAACGAAAACGATCAATGCGTCCCCACCGAGGAGCTCTGTGGTGACGAGACCGTCTACGACACCGAGTCGGGCACCTGCGTGGGCCCCGAGGAGATCGTCTGCGGTGAGGGCACCATCGAGATCGATGGCCGCTGCCTGGTCGATAACCCGCTGACCTGCGGCGAAGACACCGTGCTCGCCAACGGCCAGTGCGAGCTCACTGAAGAGATCTGCGGCGAAGGCACCGAGTTTGCCGACGCCGGCTGCGCGCTCATCGGCGAGACCGTCTGCGCCGACCGCACCGTCTTCGACGTGGCGCTCGGCAAGTGCGTCGACCTGGGCAACGTCGAATGTGGCGACGACACCTTCGAGGTGGAAAACCGCTGCATCTCGGTCGACACCGTCGCCGACAACCTCGCGTCCAGCGCCGACGTCGTCTACGCCGAAGGCGGCGACAACGCCCTCACGATCCCCGAGCTGGAGACCAGCCTGGTCTTCGCCGGCACCATCGAGGCCAACGACGCCGGTGAGCATCAGTTCACCCTGAGCGCCGAAGCCGGCGACTGGTTCGAGCTGACCGTCTTCACCCGCGGCCTGCCCTCGCCGATGGCCATCATCGTCAACGACAGCGGCTACGATCGCGCCACCAGCTCCGCCCTCTCCAACGTCGCGCAGCGCACCTTCGCGATGCCCGTAGATGGCGACTACACCCTCACCATCGCCAACGCGCTCAACCAGCTCAACGGCACCGCCAACAGCGGTGACGGCACCTGGGCCTACGTTGCGCAGATCAGCCGCATCGAGGCTCCCGAGCCCAAGCCCTGGCCCGGCATCGAAGCCGTCGCCACCGGCGACCTCGCCGATCTCACCGAGAACCTCTACCAGGTCGAGTTCCCCGAAGAATTCAACCTCTCGATGAACGTCGACATGCTCGGCGCCGACGCGCAGGCCGTGGTCGACCAGTGGGCCAGCCTCTCCGAGTTCACCGAGTCCTTCGACCTCGAAGAAGGCGGCTCCTTCGTGCCCGAGCGCCCCGCCTCCGGCGAGCCGGTCTTCCTCCTCTTCGACGTGGAGCGCCAGACCGGCCCCGCCACTGGCTTTGAAATCAGCACCCAGCGTGCGGTCGACGTCGATATCGACGAGACCTATGAGTTTGAAGTCACGACCCAGCCCGGACAGATGGTCAAGATCAGCTACACCACGTCCAACCCCAGCGCTTTCAATGCGCAGTTTCAGGTGTCGCAAAACGGCGAGGAGCTCGCGAGCTACGGCAACACCGACCCTCTTAATGGCACCACCTCGTTCTCCACGCGACCTGATGCTCGTTATTTCTTCGCGGTCGACGGCGGCACCTACACCGTCGGTATGACCAACGATAACTGGTCGGCGCCCATCTACGACTTCGTGCCCGTGATCACCATCATCGACCCCACCCCCATCCCTGTGGCGGGCGATGAGAGCTTCACCTTCACCCGTGAAGAGGAGCTTGAAGAAGGTGGGTTCGCATTCTACCGCCTCGACATCACCACCCCGGCCAGCTTTGAAGGCTTCCTTCGCACCGGTGAGCTCGTCTTTGAAGAGCCCGAAGAAGAAGACGAAGAAGGCCAGTGGATCGACGATGAAGAGAACCCCGGCGCCGGCGACCCCGACGCGGTCATCATTGGCTCCGACAACTTCGTCTCTGAGCAGTTCTTCGAAGAAGGCACCTTTGAGATCCTCGAGTTCACGCTCCTGACCCCGGGCTCCTACATCTTCGCCATCAGCGCCTACGAGGCCCTCACCCAGGGCTACACCCTGGAGCTCGACGCCACCGAGCGTCAGGCCCTGGTCCCGGAAGAGATCATCTCCGAGACCTTCACCCTGGAGACCTACGACCTGATCCGCGGCAGCGCCGAGTTCGCCGATGGCGAGAGCGCCACCATCCGCGTCTACAACCCCGACGATGTTGTCATCTTCGAAGCCGAAGCCAGCGGCGACTACGAGTTCCTGGAGCTTGCCCCCGGCCCCGGCGACTACCGCGTGGAGCTCACCAACGAGACCGAAGACGCCATCCTGCGCCCCACTTACGAGTTCGAAGGTGTGACCGACGCCGACTTCTTCGAAGCCTCCCTGGGAAGCCTCGATCTGGGCACCACCGGCGCCTACACCGCAGGCGATCGTGACTACTACCTCTTCCGGGTACGCGATGCGATGCTCATCTCCATGACCTTCTCCGTCGCGCAGGGCGAAGCCATCAGCACCAAGGTCTTCTCCCGCGCCAGCCGCAACACGCTGCGCGAGCAGGTCGGTAACCTCATCAACTTCGAAGACCTCTACGCCAGCAACGACCTCATCATCGTCGAAGTCGTCGCTAACAGCGCGCTCGCCGACGGTTACTCCTTCGACCTGGACTTCGACGAAGTGACCGGTGTTCCCGCTGTCAATGAATCGGTGAGCCCTGGGCTTCAAATCTCACCCTCCACGCGCACCGTATCCTCTTCGTTGAGCACCGCGGGTTGCATTATTATCGAGAGCATCACGGTCGACCTGGACATTGCTCATGGCTTCATCGGCGACCTTGATGTTGTCCTGACCAGCCCTGAAGGCACCGAAGTCCTCGTCCACGCCGACCACATCAGCGGTGGCCTTCTGGTAGGTAATATCCCCGACGATATCGACGCCGAGGAATCACTCGACGCGTTTGTTGGCGAGAGCGGCTCGGGCGAATGGACGCTTACCGTCACTGACACCTACGATGATGGTGGCGGTTCCTTCGATACCGGCACCGTCAACAGCTGGGGCGTTAACCTGACTTGCAGCATCTAA
- a CDS encoding proprotein convertase P-domain-containing protein encodes MRTLTKLSALAILAASAIACGGDGGEVEQRECGPGTYLVDGQCEVDESNCGEGSVLNDEGQCEPTGEICGENTTYDAGEGRCVPNIGIQCAEGTIEVDGECVPEDAVECAEGTVVANNQCVPADDVCGDGTEPDSQDRCRPSDAACGDGTSFDVATRTCVPTSQLSCGAGTIQIEGTCLLRAGVVADLAATATLNLDEAGETPVDLVSGEALVFTGNIDAPEVVEGEYVQDLDTLLINGTPGQWIRVAIHADGMPEPGFVFMEEVAEPVEPVDPEAEEPPAPFSRTSDAGAGLDFSREIVIPTEGVYALNVGPIAQLLELAGPAGDEDWGYVGSIELIDAPTPTAVEFPQDTISGDVRDLTENFYEVSGVTAGDQFVFFLDQVPSDAQAEVQIWTDATTLAETVAIDGGVFILDAPAENFFLLVDRVYADGPATAYSAQPNSSQTLDGEATITETITLAAGEYITISQWNGDEANLNASISVAGEAVVESSALRPRTAASGTRALQWFAFEETEVTVTFENTSEDALEGLVAGINVRVAANAGEVSDGDSVELGNALQAGQTAYVMFEPAELINWVIALDGEATAEFEILDSAYNSIVTGSNSSTLRAGELEPAAYVLVITATSEIAASTEVSFALSTLFQAGETDISLNLPASSGTFEPTESTVTVPQSCARVGSIEVYFSTTSGTYQDDLRVTLIDPRGDEYRLLNVATSVNSSALDVTFPTTREPVESLTPLHGTEAPGDWTLLMEYEWTNASAGVPEWYLLIDCVE; translated from the coding sequence ATGCGTACCCTGACAAAACTCTCCGCGCTCGCCATCCTGGCTGCCAGCGCCATCGCCTGCGGTGGTGACGGTGGCGAGGTCGAGCAGCGTGAATGCGGCCCCGGCACCTACCTTGTCGACGGCCAGTGCGAAGTCGATGAATCCAACTGCGGCGAAGGCTCCGTCCTCAACGACGAGGGCCAGTGCGAGCCCACCGGCGAGATCTGCGGTGAAAACACGACCTACGATGCCGGCGAAGGCCGCTGCGTGCCCAACATCGGCATCCAGTGCGCCGAAGGCACCATCGAAGTCGACGGGGAGTGCGTGCCCGAAGACGCGGTCGAATGTGCCGAAGGCACCGTCGTCGCCAACAACCAGTGCGTCCCCGCTGACGATGTCTGCGGCGATGGCACCGAGCCCGACAGCCAGGACCGCTGCCGCCCCTCCGACGCGGCCTGCGGTGATGGAACGAGCTTCGACGTGGCCACCCGCACCTGCGTGCCCACCTCCCAGCTGAGCTGCGGCGCGGGCACCATCCAGATCGAAGGCACCTGCCTCCTGCGCGCCGGCGTCGTCGCCGACCTGGCCGCCACCGCCACCCTCAACCTCGACGAAGCTGGCGAGACCCCGGTCGACCTCGTCTCCGGCGAAGCGCTGGTCTTCACCGGCAACATCGACGCCCCTGAGGTGGTCGAAGGTGAGTACGTCCAGGATCTCGACACCCTGCTTATCAACGGCACCCCGGGCCAGTGGATCCGCGTGGCCATCCACGCCGACGGCATGCCCGAGCCTGGCTTCGTCTTCATGGAAGAAGTCGCCGAGCCCGTCGAGCCCGTCGACCCCGAAGCCGAAGAGCCGCCGGCTCCCTTCAGCCGCACCAGCGACGCTGGCGCCGGTCTGGACTTCAGCCGCGAGATCGTCATCCCCACCGAAGGCGTCTACGCCCTCAACGTCGGCCCCATCGCCCAGCTCCTCGAGCTGGCCGGTCCCGCCGGCGACGAAGACTGGGGCTACGTCGGCAGCATCGAGCTCATTGACGCGCCGACGCCGACCGCTGTTGAGTTCCCTCAGGACACCATCAGCGGCGATGTTCGTGACCTGACCGAGAACTTCTACGAGGTCAGCGGCGTTACCGCGGGCGATCAGTTTGTCTTCTTCCTCGATCAGGTACCGTCTGACGCGCAGGCCGAAGTCCAGATCTGGACCGACGCCACGACCCTGGCAGAGACCGTCGCTATCGACGGTGGCGTCTTCATTCTGGACGCCCCCGCCGAGAACTTCTTCCTCCTCGTCGATCGCGTCTACGCCGACGGTCCGGCCACGGCCTACAGCGCCCAGCCCAACTCCAGCCAGACCCTCGACGGCGAAGCCACCATCACCGAAACCATCACACTCGCTGCCGGTGAATACATCACCATCAGCCAGTGGAATGGTGACGAAGCTAACCTCAACGCCAGCATCTCGGTCGCTGGCGAAGCCGTCGTCGAAAGCTCTGCGCTGCGCCCCCGCACCGCGGCCTCCGGAACGCGCGCGCTGCAATGGTTCGCCTTCGAGGAGACGGAAGTCACCGTCACCTTCGAAAATACGTCTGAGGACGCACTTGAAGGCCTCGTGGCCGGCATTAACGTGCGCGTAGCAGCCAACGCTGGCGAAGTCTCCGACGGCGACTCGGTGGAACTGGGCAACGCCCTTCAAGCCGGCCAGACCGCTTATGTTATGTTTGAGCCCGCCGAACTCATCAACTGGGTCATCGCTCTCGACGGTGAGGCCACCGCTGAGTTTGAAATCCTCGACAGCGCCTACAACTCCATCGTTACCGGCTCGAATAGCTCCACCCTTCGCGCCGGTGAACTGGAGCCTGCTGCCTATGTGCTCGTCATCACGGCGACCTCCGAAATCGCCGCTTCGACGGAGGTGTCGTTCGCCCTCTCCACCCTTTTCCAGGCTGGCGAGACCGATATTTCCCTGAACCTTCCCGCCTCCAGCGGAACCTTCGAGCCCACCGAATCTACGGTCACCGTGCCGCAATCCTGCGCGCGTGTCGGCAGCATTGAGGTGTACTTCTCCACAACGAGCGGGACCTACCAGGATGACCTCCGCGTCACCCTGATCGACCCGCGTGGTGATGAGTACCGCCTGCTCAATGTGGCTACGTCGGTCAACTCCTCCGCCCTCGATGTCACCTTCCCCACCACGCGCGAGCCGGTTGAGTCGCTTACCCCGCTGCATGGAACCGAAGCACCGGGTGACTGGACCCTTCTGATGGAATACGAATGGACCAACGCCTCTGCAGGAGTGCCTGAATGGTACCTGCTCATCGATTGTGTTGAGTAA